A stretch of the Solanum dulcamara chromosome 6, daSolDulc1.2, whole genome shotgun sequence genome encodes the following:
- the LOC129891195 gene encoding pectinesterase/pectinesterase inhibitor PPE8B-like, translating to MGNLFCGVILVLLCISSCPSMSCGVEEDFFQSECLQVPASEFVGSVKSTIDTVRQVTSIVSKFASFIGDFRLSNAISDCLDLLDLSADELTWTLTASQNPKGKNNSTGNLSEDLKNYLSGALINQDTCIEGFDGTNGLVKNLVAGSLNQVTSLVRDILYMVRPVHKNAPEANGGRGKPWQWSRERKLTSNEVDKNSFPSWLKQKDRKLLQASSPTKGIVADAVVALDGAGNFTHIKDAIEAAPQLSTKRFVIYIKKGIYKEYVEISKKKWNIMMIGDGIDVTVISGDRSFIDGWTTYRSATFAVKGQGFIARDITFENTAGPEKHQAVAFRSDSDLSVLFRCAVRGYQDTLYAHSMRQFYRDCTITGTVDFIFGDGTAIFQNCQILARKGLPQQKNTITAQGRKEIAETTGFTIQFSNISGEPDLIASLNSTYTYLGRPWKTYSRTVIMQSYMSNVIRPQGWLEWNGNMSLDTLYYAEYQNYGPGAGLSGRVSWPGYHLLNDSSQANNFTVAQFLLGNSWLPPTGVKYIAGLAV from the exons ATGGGtaatttattttgtggagtgatTTTGGTACTTTTATGTATAAGTAGTTGTCCTTCGATGAGCTGTGGGGTGGAGGAGGATTTTTTTCAATCAGAATGTTTACAAGTGCCAGCTTCGGAGTTTGTGGGATCGGTTAAGTCCACGATCGACACTGTCCGGCAAGTGACTTCCATAGTGTCCAAATTCGCTAGCTTCATTGGCGATTTTCGACTTTCTAATGCCATTTCTGATTGCCTTGATCTGCTGGATCTCTCAGCAGATGAACTTACTTGGACTCTTACTGCTTCTCAGAATCCCAAAG ggaaAAATAACAGCACAGGTAATCTAAGTGAAGATTTGAAGAATTATTTAAGTGGAGCACTAATTAATCAAGACACATGCATAGAAGGATTTGATGGAACAAACGGGCTTGTCAAGAATTTGGTTGCGGGAAGTCTCAACCAAGTCACTTCATTAGTCCGCGACATTCTTTATATGGTCCGCCCCGTTCATAAGAACGCCCCCGAGGCCAATGGTGGACGTGGGAAGCCGTGGCAGTGGTCCCGAGAAAGGAAATTAACGTCAAACGAAGTAGACAAAAACTCATTCCCTTCATGGCTTAAACAAAAAGATCGAAAATTGTTGCAAGCATCATCTCCAACTAAAGGGATAGTTGCAGATGCTGTGGTAGCTCTTGACGGAGCTGGTAATTTTACGCATATTAAAGATGCCATAGAAGCAGCACCACAATTAAGTACAAAAAGATTTGTGATATATATCAAGAAGGGAATTTATAAGGAGTATGTGGAGATTAGCAAGAAGAAATGGAACATTATGATGATTGGTGATGGAATTGATGTTACTGTTATTTCTGGGGATAGAAGTTTTATTGATGGATGGACCACTTACAGATCTGCAACCTTTG CTGTGAAAGGTCAAGGATTCATTGCACGGGACATAACATTTGAGAACACGGCAGGACCTGAAAAACACCAAGCAGTTGCATTTCGATCTGACTCTGACTTGTCCGTCTTGTTCAGATGCGCGGTGAGGGGCTACCAGGACACTCTCTACGCCCACTCCATGCGACAATTCTACAGAGACTGTACTATTACTGGCACCGTTGATTTTATTTTCGGAGATGGCACAGCCATCTTCCAAAACTGTCAAATATTAGCGCGAAAGGGATTGCCACAACAAAAGAACACAATTACAGCTCAGGGTCGAAAGGAAATTGCTGAGACAACAGGGTTCACCATCCAATTCTCCAACATATCTGGTGAACCAGATCTAATAGCTTCCCTCAACTCTACATACACATATCTTGGAAGGCCATGGAAGACGTATTCGCGAACTGTGATCATGCAATCTTACATGAGTAACGTAATTAGGCCTCAGGGGTGGTTAGAGTGGAATGGTAATATGTCGCTTGACACATTGTATTACGCAGAGTATCAGAATTACGGGCCTGGTGCTGGTTTGAGTGGTAGAGTCAGTTGGCCTGGTTATCATCTACTCAATGATTCATCACAGGCAAATAATTTTACAGTAGCTCAATTCCTCTTGGGCAACTCATGGCTGCCTCCTACGGGAGTCAAGTATATTGCTGGTCTAGCGGTTTAA